In Archangium violaceum, the following are encoded in one genomic region:
- the lpxD gene encoding UDP-3-O-(3-hydroxymyristoyl)glucosamine N-acyltransferase codes for MQAPTPRRLGELAAHVGGELVGDAGLLITGLNGLSEAVPGELSFYGNPRYRRQYEASRASAVLVGPDTDVREGVSLVRVVNPHLAFAKLSSLFHPRPSYVAGVRPGAHVHSEARVHPEAAVMAGATVEKNATVGARAVLFPGAYVGEGASIGEDSLLYPNVTVREHCQVGARVILHASSVVGADGFGFAFNPEGESGPEHFKVPQAGIVRIEDDVEVGACTTIDRATIGETVIGRGSKLDNLVQIAHNVKVGPLSLICAQAGVSGSAELGTGVVLAGQVGVVGHIRVGDLAKVGAQSGVAHDVEDGQVVSGSPAMPHREWLRMSAALGQISDLLKEVRTLRRRVETLEKKEKGG; via the coding sequence GTGCAAGCACCCACCCCCCGCCGGCTCGGGGAGCTCGCCGCCCATGTGGGCGGTGAGCTCGTCGGAGACGCCGGCCTGTTGATCACCGGCCTCAACGGGCTCTCCGAGGCCGTGCCTGGCGAGCTCTCCTTCTACGGCAACCCGCGCTATCGCCGGCAGTACGAGGCCTCGCGGGCCTCCGCCGTGCTGGTGGGTCCGGACACGGACGTCCGCGAGGGCGTGTCGCTCGTGCGGGTGGTCAATCCGCACCTGGCCTTCGCGAAGCTCTCCAGCCTCTTCCACCCCCGGCCGTCGTACGTGGCGGGAGTGCGGCCCGGCGCGCACGTGCACTCCGAGGCGCGCGTGCACCCGGAGGCGGCGGTGATGGCTGGTGCCACGGTGGAGAAGAACGCCACCGTTGGCGCCCGCGCGGTGCTCTTCCCCGGCGCCTACGTGGGCGAGGGCGCGAGCATCGGCGAGGACAGCCTGCTGTACCCCAACGTCACGGTGCGCGAGCACTGTCAGGTGGGGGCGCGCGTCATCCTCCACGCCTCGAGCGTGGTGGGCGCGGACGGGTTCGGCTTCGCCTTCAACCCGGAGGGCGAGAGCGGGCCGGAGCACTTCAAGGTGCCCCAGGCCGGCATCGTCCGCATCGAGGACGACGTGGAGGTGGGGGCCTGCACCACCATCGACCGGGCGACGATCGGCGAGACGGTCATCGGCCGCGGGTCGAAACTCGACAACCTGGTGCAGATCGCCCACAACGTGAAGGTGGGCCCGCTGTCGCTCATCTGCGCGCAGGCGGGCGTGTCCGGCTCGGCGGAGCTGGGCACGGGCGTGGTCCTGGCGGGGCAGGTGGGCGTGGTGGGTCACATCCGGGTGGGAGACCTGGCCAAGGTCGGCGCCCAGTCCGGGGTGGCGCACGACGTGGAGGACGGACAGGTGGTGAGCGGCAGCCCGGCCATGCCACACAGAGAGTGGTTGCGCATGTCGGCCGCACTCGGGCAGATCAGCGATCTGCTCAAGGAAGTGCGTACCCTGCGTCGCAGGGTCGAGACGCTCGAGAAGAAGGAGAAGGGCGGATGA
- a CDS encoding LpxI family protein codes for MERIGLIAGNGRLPFLFASAAREQGLEVVAVAHRGEADPALEAEVAELTWVRLGQVDRIVRAFSKAGVKRAAMAGGIGRVRAFTEARPDLGAVRIISRLRSFRDDALLRAVADYFESHGITIVAPTDWLAQALCPAGHLAGPVLNAAQEKDVALGREVALLLGQADVGQTVVVRGGHVLALEAVEGTDEAIRRGGKYGGAGAVVVKRCKPGQDLRFDLPAVGPRTLEVMQEVGAKVLALEAGKTVLLDAPELFRAADKVGITLVGVS; via the coding sequence GTGGAGCGCATCGGCCTCATCGCGGGCAACGGACGGTTGCCCTTCCTGTTCGCGAGCGCGGCCCGGGAGCAGGGGCTGGAGGTGGTCGCTGTCGCCCATCGCGGCGAGGCGGATCCGGCCCTGGAGGCCGAGGTCGCCGAGCTGACGTGGGTCCGGCTGGGGCAGGTGGACCGCATCGTCCGCGCCTTCTCCAAGGCGGGCGTGAAGCGGGCGGCGATGGCCGGAGGGATCGGCCGGGTGCGCGCGTTCACGGAGGCGAGGCCGGACCTGGGCGCGGTGCGCATCATCTCCCGCCTGCGCAGCTTCCGGGACGACGCGCTGCTGCGCGCGGTGGCGGACTACTTCGAGTCCCATGGCATCACCATCGTGGCCCCCACGGACTGGCTGGCGCAGGCGCTGTGCCCCGCGGGCCACCTGGCGGGCCCCGTGCTGAACGCGGCGCAGGAGAAGGACGTGGCGCTGGGGCGCGAGGTGGCCCTGCTGCTGGGCCAGGCGGACGTGGGGCAGACGGTGGTGGTGCGGGGTGGCCACGTGCTCGCGCTGGAGGCCGTGGAGGGCACGGACGAGGCCATCCGCCGGGGCGGCAAGTACGGCGGGGCGGGGGCCGTGGTGGTGAAGCGCTGCAAGCCGGGGCAGGACCTGCGGTTCGACCTGCCGGCGGTGGGGCCTCGCACCCTGGAGGTCATGCAGGAGGTGGGGGCGAAGGTGCTCGCGCTGGAGGCGGGCAAGACGGTGCTGCTGGACGCGCCGGAGCTCTTCCGGGCGGCCGACAAGGTGGGCATCACCCTCGTCGGCGTGTCCTGA
- the fabZ gene encoding 3-hydroxyacyl-ACP dehydratase FabZ, translated as MDIQEIQQLLPHRYPFLLVDRVVEIVPGQKITAYKNVTMNEPFFNGHFPGHPVMPGVLILEAMAQVSAILAYKTAQMDPTKMVSYLMSVDGARFRKPVVPGDRLLLTVEVVRHKGAIWKTKGTATVDGVRVAEGEFMATVVDKDKNKDTGGSEPEAS; from the coding sequence ATGGACATCCAGGAGATCCAGCAGTTGCTGCCCCACCGCTATCCGTTCCTTCTGGTGGATCGGGTGGTGGAGATCGTTCCGGGCCAGAAGATCACGGCCTACAAGAACGTCACGATGAACGAGCCCTTCTTCAACGGCCACTTCCCCGGTCACCCGGTGATGCCGGGGGTGCTCATCCTGGAGGCGATGGCGCAGGTGTCGGCCATCCTCGCCTACAAGACGGCGCAGATGGACCCCACGAAGATGGTGTCGTACCTGATGAGCGTGGATGGCGCCCGCTTCCGCAAGCCGGTGGTGCCGGGAGACCGCCTCCTGTTGACCGTCGAGGTGGTCCGCCACAAGGGCGCCATCTGGAAGACGAAGGGGACGGCCACGGTGGACGGGGTGAGGGTGGCCGAGGGCGAGTTCATGGCCACCGTGGTGGACAAGGACAAGAACAAGGACACGGGCGGCTCGGAGCCCGAGGCGTCCTGA
- the lpxA gene encoding acyl-ACP--UDP-N-acetylglucosamine O-acyltransferase, with amino-acid sequence MAQVHPTAVVHPGARLHETVEVGPYAVIGEKVTIGAGSRVGPHVVIDGRTTLGERNVIHPFASVGGAPQDLKYAGEDTQLIIGNGNTIRESATLNIGTVGGGGVTRVGNNNLFMAYSHVAHDCLVGNGCVVANSVALAGHVQVEDFVILGGLSAVHQFTRLGKHAFIAGGSMVTMDVPPYCTAQGDRAELAGLNVVGLQRHGFNEEQIGRIKEAYKVLFRSKLQLAEALARLKTDMGGHPEIDYLVDFISQSKRGLTR; translated from the coding sequence ATGGCGCAGGTTCACCCCACGGCGGTGGTCCATCCCGGTGCTCGCCTCCACGAGACGGTGGAGGTCGGCCCCTACGCCGTCATCGGCGAGAAGGTGACGATTGGCGCGGGCTCACGCGTGGGCCCCCACGTCGTCATCGACGGTCGCACCACGCTGGGCGAGCGCAACGTCATCCATCCGTTCGCCTCGGTGGGCGGGGCCCCGCAGGATTTGAAGTACGCGGGCGAGGACACCCAGCTCATCATCGGCAACGGCAACACCATCCGCGAGTCCGCCACGCTCAACATCGGCACGGTCGGTGGGGGCGGCGTGACGCGGGTGGGCAACAACAACCTCTTCATGGCCTACAGCCATGTGGCCCATGACTGCCTGGTGGGCAACGGCTGCGTCGTGGCCAACAGCGTGGCGCTGGCCGGGCACGTCCAGGTGGAGGACTTCGTCATCCTCGGAGGCCTGTCCGCGGTGCACCAGTTCACCCGGCTGGGCAAGCACGCCTTCATCGCGGGTGGCTCCATGGTGACCATGGACGTGCCCCCGTACTGCACGGCGCAGGGAGACCGGGCGGAGCTGGCCGGCCTCAACGTGGTGGGCCTTCAGCGGCACGGCTTCAACGAGGAGCAGATCGGCCGCATCAAGGAGGCCTACAAGGTGCTCTTCCGCTCGAAGCTGCAGCTGGCGGAGGCCCTGGCCCGGCTGAAGACGGACATGGGCGGCCACCCGGAGATCGACTACCTGGTGGACTTCATCAGCCAGAGCAAGCGCGGCCTGACGCGCTGA
- a CDS encoding OmpH family outer membrane protein yields the protein MSLRSKLSVLALALSLAVPTLAAAADLKVAYVDYQRVLLEVDDGKAAKVRLQKWLESRQKEIDSQQEALRKEKETLDKQASAMSEETRIQKATDLQKKVYELAQKWEQSRGEAAEKERKEMEPIIAKIDEVIGKIAERDGLSMVFEKRDSGLVFALSQFDLTNEVIRTYNTSKGKASAPKDAPVAKDAPKK from the coding sequence ATGTCGCTTCGAAGCAAACTGTCGGTTCTGGCCCTTGCCCTCTCGCTTGCCGTGCCGACCCTGGCCGCGGCCGCCGACCTGAAGGTCGCGTACGTGGACTACCAGCGCGTCCTGCTCGAGGTGGATGACGGCAAGGCCGCCAAGGTCCGTCTCCAGAAGTGGCTGGAGTCCCGCCAGAAGGAGATCGACTCCCAGCAGGAGGCCCTCCGCAAGGAGAAGGAGACGCTGGACAAGCAGGCCAGCGCCATGAGCGAGGAGACGCGCATCCAGAAGGCCACCGACCTGCAGAAGAAGGTCTACGAGCTCGCCCAGAAGTGGGAGCAGAGCCGCGGTGAGGCCGCCGAGAAGGAGCGCAAGGAGATGGAGCCCATCATCGCGAAGATCGACGAGGTCATCGGCAAGATCGCCGAGCGCGACGGGCTGAGCATGGTCTTCGAGAAGCGCGACTCCGGTCTGGTCTTCGCCCTCAGCCAGTTCGACCTGACCAACGAGGTCATCCGCACCTACAACACCTCCAAGGGCAAGGCCAGCGCTCCGAAGGACGCCCCGGTCGCCAAGGACGCCCCCAAGAAGTAG